One genomic segment of Pseudomonas fortuita includes these proteins:
- the icmH gene encoding type IVB secretion system protein IcmH/DotU, with amino-acid sequence MSRRSDCTENPVPLKKKPVLLEDMEQSQEPRPGADPQVAMALPGYPADPEFQLRGGFENLMLDAASPLFGLVIRLRTLDDLPNIAYVHKTVQNQVSNIREEIQQHGYPIVHQEVYSYALCLYLDEAVMSRPWGNNSCWSHEPLLSIFHDETQGGEKIFVLLERVMQAPKEFQDVLEFLYYCFCLGLRGKHALDPKCEDIINALISRMHTVIRELRGPMPQEVCDPYTNVVHCPHRPRRWEWPWWSPLVISAVAMVCAYSYYSYRLDLLTAEVLESLDAILQQ; translated from the coding sequence ATGTCCAGACGGTCCGATTGCACTGAAAACCCGGTGCCGCTCAAGAAAAAGCCAGTCCTGCTTGAGGATATGGAGCAAAGCCAAGAGCCCCGTCCCGGCGCTGATCCTCAAGTCGCAATGGCGCTCCCCGGCTACCCCGCCGACCCGGAGTTCCAGCTGCGTGGCGGCTTCGAAAACCTGATGCTCGACGCGGCGAGCCCGCTGTTCGGTCTGGTCATTCGCCTGCGTACGCTGGATGACCTGCCCAACATCGCCTATGTGCACAAGACCGTGCAAAACCAGGTCAGCAACATCCGCGAAGAAATCCAGCAGCACGGCTACCCCATCGTGCACCAGGAAGTCTATTCCTATGCCCTGTGCCTGTATCTGGACGAGGCCGTGATGAGCCGCCCCTGGGGCAACAATTCGTGCTGGAGCCACGAGCCGCTGCTCAGCATCTTCCACGACGAAACCCAGGGCGGCGAAAAGATCTTCGTGCTGCTCGAACGGGTCATGCAGGCGCCCAAGGAATTCCAGGATGTACTGGAGTTCCTGTACTACTGCTTCTGCCTGGGCCTGCGGGGCAAGCACGCCCTCGACCCCAAGTGCGAAGACATCATCAACGCCTTGATCTCGCGCATGCACACGGTCATCCGCGAACTGCGTGGCCCCATGCCGCAAGAGGTGTGCGACCCCTACACCAACGTCGTTCATTGCCCCCACCGCCCGCGACGCTGGGAGTGGCCCTGGTGGAGCCCGCTGGTGATCTCGGCCGTCGCCATGGTCTGCGCTTACAGCTACTACAGCTACCGCC